Proteins encoded together in one Miscanthus floridulus cultivar M001 chromosome 16, ASM1932011v1, whole genome shotgun sequence window:
- the LOC136513820 gene encoding carboxylesterase 15-like, with amino-acid sequence MAPPANAQQQPQVQLVGGRKVVDEVSGWLRVLDDGSVDRTWTGPPEALPLMEPVPPYAVPRDGHTLHDLPGEPNLRVYLPEAKAEGGARLPVILHLHGGGFCISHPSWLMYHHFYARLSCAVPAVVVAVELPLAPERRLPAHIDTGVAALRRLRSIALSEDGALDDDPAAELLRVAADVSRVFLIGDSSGGNLVHLVAARVAQDDAGSWAPLRVAGGIPIHPGFVRATRSRSELETKGDSVFFTLDMLDKFLALALPEGATKDHPFTCPMGPQAPPLESVPLPPLLVSVAENDLIRDTNLEYCNALRAAGKEVEVLINHGMSHSFYLNKYAVDMDPTTGERARELIDAIKSFISRH; translated from the coding sequence ATGGCCCCCCCTGCCAATGCCCAGCAGCAGCCGCAGGTGCAACTGGTGGGTGGCCGCAAGGTGGTGGACGAGGTGTCCGGCTGGCTGCGCGTGCTGGACGACGGCAGCGTCGACCGCACGTGGACCGGCCCGCCCGAGGCCCTCCCGCTGATGGAGCCGGTGCCGCCGTACGCGGTGCCACGAGACGGGCACACGCTCCACGACCTACCGGGGGAGCCGAACCTACGCGTGTACCTCCCCGAGGCGAAGGCGGAAGGCGGCGCGCGCCTGCCCGTCATCCTGCACCTCCACGGCGGCGGCTTCTGCATCTCCCACCCGTCCTGGCTCATGTACCACCACTTCTACGCGCGCCTCTCGTGCGCCGTCCCCGCCGTGGTGGTCGCCGTCGAGCTCCCGCTCGCGCCCGAGCGCCGCCTGCCCGCGCACATCGACACCGGCGTCGCCGCGCTCCGCAGGCTCCGCTCCATCGCGCTGTCCGAGGACGGCGCCCTCGACGACGACCCGGCGGCCGAGCTCCTCCGCGTGGCGGCCGACGTGTCCCGGGTGTTCCTCATCGGGGACAGCTCGGGCGGCAACCTCGTCCACCTCGTCGCCGCCCGCGTGGCCCAGGATGACGCGGGCAGTTGGGCGCCCCTCCGCGTGGCCGGCGGCATCCCGATCCACCCGGGGTTCGTGCGCGCCACGCGGAGCCGGTCGGAGTTGGAGACGAAGGGCGACTCGGTGTTCTTCACGCTGGACATGCTGGACAAGTTCCTTGCCTTGGCGCTGCCGGAGGGCGCCACCAAGGACCACCCCTTCACCTGCCCAATGGGTCCGCAGGCGCCGCCGCTGGAGTccgtgccgctgccgccgctgcttGTGTCCGTGGCCGAGAACGACCTCATCCGCGACACTAACCTCGAGTACTGCAACGCGCTGCGCGCCGccggcaaggaggtggaggtgctgATCAACCACGGCATGAGCCACTCCTTCTACCTTAACAAGTACGCCGTCGACATGGACCCCACCACTGGGGAACGAGCCCGAGAGCTCATCGACGCCATCAAGAGCTTCATCTCACGGCACTGA